In Populus nigra chromosome 10, ddPopNigr1.1, whole genome shotgun sequence, the following proteins share a genomic window:
- the LOC133704465 gene encoding stemmadenine O-acetyltransferase-like: MVKIEVHIISKELIKPSSPTIQQKKPYKLSLIDQLNPATYTPAIFFYPMNDASFNSVTAKTRIDSLKKSLSETLNLYYPFSGRVKDNLFIDCFSEGVPFLEAQVNCRLSDYLKHHEVESLNHFLPCQPFTKENMSAPISAIQVSIFACGGISLGWTVSHKLVDGGTAKTFLSAWASKSRGEHTEAPDFSKASLFFPPRNPLPQNHISLTETLWFTEGNYITRRFVFDPKAIAMLRAKAKAGKPDTKPSRTETLSCFIWKCCMAASKAISDSPKPSILVEAVNLRSRTKPPMSEASIGNIFWWATAVANPTDTNTELHELVNQLNEAIALYDSDYTRTMQGEEGFETMSDYCSQLEGLFSLEKPDIFAFTCWCYLGLTKANFGWGEPCWVGLMGKVGPAFRNLTVLVETKDGNGMEAWVTLDEERMAILERDPEFLAFASPNPKFSSL, from the coding sequence ATGGTGAAGATAGAAGTTCACATCATTTCAAAAGAACTCATCAAACCATCTTCCCCAACAATTCAGCAGAAAAAACCCTACAAACTCTCCCTTATTGATCAGCTCAACCCCGCAACTTATACCCCAGCTATCTTCTTCTACCCCATGAACGATGCCAGTTTCAACAGTGTTACCGCCAAAACCAGAATTGATAGCTTAAAGAAATCTCTCTCAGAGACCCTTAACCTTTACTACCCCTTTTCTGGAAGGGTTAAAGATAATCTCTTCATTGATTGTTTCAGTGAAGGCGTTCCATTCCTTGAGGCCCAAGTTAATTGTCGCTTGTCTGATTACCTTAAACACCATGAAGTTGAGTCACTGAACCATTTCCTTCCATGCCAGCCctttacaaaagaaaacatgAGTGCACCTATATCAGCTATTCAAGTGAGCATATTTGCCTGTGGAGGAATATCACTTGGCTGGACAGTTTCACATAAGCTCGTTGATGGGGGAACAGCCAAGACTTTCCTTTCAGCTTGGGCATCTAAATCTCGAGGAGAACATACGGAGGCTCCTGATTTCAGTAAGGCGTCACTCTTTTTTCCTCCAAGAAATCCACTTCCACAAAACCATATATCGCTAACGGAAACCTTGTGGTTTACGGAAGGAAATTACATTACAAGAAGGTTTGTCTTTGATCCCAAAGCGATAGCAATGTTAAGGGCTAAGGCCAAAGCTGGCAAGCCGGACACTAAGCCATCAAGAACCGAGACATTGTCATGTTTCATTTGGAAATGCTGCATGGCTGCTTCAAAGGCAATATCAGATTCACCAAAGCCATCCATTTTGGTCGAAGCAGTGAATCTCCGGTCGCGTACGAAGCCACCCATGTCCGAAGCTTCCATTGGAAATATCTTTTGGTGGGCAACTGCTGTTGCCAACCCCACAGACACAAACACAGAACTGCATGAATTGGTAAACCAGTTGAATGAAGCTATTGCACTGTATGATAGTGATTATACACGAACTATGCAAGGTGAAGAAGGGTTTGAAACCATGTCTGATTACTGCAGCCAGCTAGAAGGGTTATTCTCTCTTGAAAAGCCAGATATATTTGCTTTTACTTGTTGGTGTTATCTTGGTTTAACCAAGGCAAACTTTGGATGGGGAGAGCCCTGCTGGGTTGGTCTCATGGGCAAAGTTGGCCCTGCATTCAGAAATCTCACTGTACTTGTCGAAACCAAAGATGGTAACGGGATGGAGGCATGGGTCACCTTAGATGAGGAACGAATGGCTATATTGGAACGTGATCCTGAATTTTTGGCATTTGCTTCTCCAAATCCTAAGTTTTCAAGCCTTTga